A single genomic interval of Terriglobales bacterium harbors:
- a CDS encoding CDGSH iron-sulfur domain-containing protein — MSDVKIVVKKNGPYRVEGEVKLVDLDGNEWDLTGKPAFSLCRCGHSSNKPFCDGTHKTVNFVAEDTAPKKPQVG; from the coding sequence GTGTCCGACGTCAAGATCGTAGTCAAGAAGAACGGCCCTTATCGGGTCGAGGGTGAGGTTAAGCTGGTGGATCTGGACGGCAACGAATGGGACCTGACCGGCAAGCCCGCTTTCTCGCTCTGCCGCTGCGGGCACTCCTCCAACAAGCCGTTCTGCGACGGCACCCACAAGACCGTCAACTTCGTGGCCGAGGACACCGCCCCGAAGAAACCTCAGGTAGGATAA